In the genome of Staphylococcus durrellii, one region contains:
- the bcp gene encoding thioredoxin-dependent thiol peroxidase, with product MLQKGQQFPEFELENQDGTTISKKDLAGKKAILYFYPRDNTPTCTTEACDFRDNIEEFNNIDVQVYGISGDSKKKHLNFKSKHNLNFDLLVDEAYKLSKATGVYQLKKSFGKESMGIVRTTFIIDENGEIIDVIRKVKVKTQMEELKSILG from the coding sequence ATGTTACAAAAAGGACAACAATTTCCAGAATTTGAATTAGAAAACCAAGATGGAACTACAATTTCAAAGAAGGATTTAGCTGGTAAAAAGGCAATTTTATATTTTTACCCGCGTGATAATACGCCAACTTGTACGACAGAAGCCTGTGACTTTAGAGATAATATAGAAGAATTTAATAATATAGATGTACAGGTGTATGGTATAAGTGGAGATTCTAAAAAGAAACACTTAAATTTTAAGTCGAAACATAATTTGAATTTTGACTTATTAGTAGATGAAGCATATAAGCTATCAAAAGCAACCGGTGTATATCAGTTAAAAAAATCGTTTGGCAAAGAATCTATGGGGATAGTCAGAACAACATTTATCATAGATGAAAATGGGGAAATTATAGATGTCATCAGAAAGGTTAAAGTTAAAACTCAAATGGAAGAATTAAAAAGCATACTGGGGTGA
- a CDS encoding carbon-nitrogen hydrolase family protein, protein MKITLAQTQPDVGDLTTNVKNICKLLTDASNNDSKIILFPELSLSGYVTDQQTLENTAITVDDDLILKIKQSCNKNNIDTVISFPEKNGQSFYISSLYINHNGEVLAKYRKTHLFAEEQNLFSKGEEYPIFNTQFGYLGMMICYDLEFPEVARLLKLQGAEMILICTANMQPYEHHQDVYLMSRALENELPVAIANQVGINKQHNFFGHSAVVDHNGKFLLKLDSSTQLQHVDVNLNIERNADLNYVNNLNTNIFEQLSLAKERV, encoded by the coding sequence ATGAAAATAACGTTAGCACAAACACAGCCTGACGTTGGGGATTTAACTACAAATGTTAAGAATATTTGTAAATTATTAACAGATGCGAGTAATAATGATAGTAAGATTATACTATTCCCAGAATTATCATTATCAGGATATGTCACTGATCAACAAACATTAGAAAATACTGCAATTACAGTTGATGATGATTTAATTTTAAAAATTAAGCAAAGCTGTAATAAAAATAATATAGATACCGTTATCTCGTTTCCTGAAAAAAACGGTCAATCATTTTATATTAGTTCGTTATACATAAATCATAATGGTGAAGTTTTAGCAAAATATCGAAAAACACATTTATTTGCGGAAGAACAAAATCTATTTAGTAAAGGTGAAGAGTACCCAATTTTTAATACTCAATTCGGTTATCTAGGTATGATGATTTGTTATGATTTAGAATTTCCAGAAGTTGCACGTTTATTAAAACTTCAAGGGGCGGAAATGATTTTAATCTGTACAGCAAATATGCAACCATATGAACATCATCAGGATGTCTATTTAATGAGTAGAGCGCTCGAAAATGAATTGCCGGTAGCGATAGCTAACCAAGTAGGTATTAATAAACAACATAACTTCTTTGGCCACAGTGCAGTCGTTGACCATAACGGTAAGTTTTTATTAAAACTTGATAGTTCAACGCAATTACAACATGTCGATGTTAATTTAAATATTGAAAGAAATGCAGATTTGAATTACGTAAATAATTTAAATACTAATATATTTGAACAGCTCTCTCTAGCGAAGGAGCGTGTGTAA
- a CDS encoding LLM class flavin-dependent oxidoreductase, whose translation MKLGFFMAGYGHHVASWRHPDVAKKGTMDLENIIENVKTAERANFDFVFISDALFVDKKTHPDLMTRYEPINLMSVISRETKDIGLIVTASTTFSQPFTLARDFSTLDHISNGRAGWNIVTSGVNDTAQNFNGTQNMEHDLRYDQAAEFVNVTHKLWHSWDNVTFTRNQSNGQFISDEEPEAINHNGHFFQVKGPLNIERSPQGHPLMIQAGSSKKGIEFASKIAEVIFTAQTDLEAAVKYADDVREKVHHERGNDQEVVIMPGIFPVIGNTEAEALANYESLQNLILPEVGLKLLSSYLGDIDLSGYDLNIPFEQINLDSGNGIQSRIEIIQEHAKKHSLTLDDVMKSVAGARGHHIIVGTPEKIADNMEEWFARGAADGFNVMPPLIPTQFNLFVEKVVPILQERGLVQKSYHTGTLREKLGLKAQ comes from the coding sequence ATGAAGTTAGGATTTTTCATGGCTGGTTATGGTCATCACGTGGCAAGTTGGAGACATCCAGATGTAGCTAAAAAAGGCACAATGGACTTAGAAAATATTATCGAAAATGTTAAGACAGCAGAACGCGCAAATTTTGACTTTGTTTTTATTTCTGACGCGTTATTCGTTGATAAAAAAACGCATCCGGATTTAATGACCCGATATGAACCTATTAATTTAATGTCGGTAATTTCAAGAGAAACAAAAGATATTGGTCTTATTGTTACTGCTTCTACGACTTTCTCTCAACCATTTACATTGGCTCGTGATTTTTCAACTTTAGATCATATTAGTAATGGGAGAGCTGGATGGAATATAGTAACATCTGGGGTAAATGATACTGCTCAAAACTTTAATGGCACCCAAAATATGGAGCATGATTTACGTTATGATCAAGCTGCCGAATTTGTTAATGTAACTCATAAATTATGGCATTCGTGGGATAATGTAACATTTACTAGAAATCAAAGTAATGGACAGTTTATTAGTGATGAAGAACCAGAGGCAATAAATCATAATGGTCATTTTTTCCAAGTCAAAGGACCATTAAACATAGAACGTTCTCCTCAAGGTCATCCATTAATGATTCAAGCTGGATCTTCTAAAAAAGGAATAGAATTTGCGTCAAAAATAGCTGAAGTTATTTTTACAGCGCAAACTGATTTAGAGGCGGCAGTGAAATATGCCGATGATGTTAGAGAAAAAGTACATCATGAGAGAGGTAATGATCAAGAGGTAGTTATTATGCCTGGTATTTTTCCAGTAATTGGTAATACTGAAGCTGAGGCTTTAGCAAATTATGAATCGTTGCAGAATTTAATATTACCAGAAGTTGGTTTGAAATTATTATCTTCTTATTTAGGAGATATTGATCTTAGTGGATATGATTTAAATATACCATTTGAACAAATTAATCTAGACTCTGGAAATGGTATCCAAAGTCGTATTGAAATTATACAAGAGCATGCTAAAAAACATAGCTTAACACTAGATGATGTTATGAAATCGGTGGCTGGTGCTAGAGGTCACCACATTATCGTTGGTACGCCAGAGAAAATTGCAGATAATATGGAAGAATGGTTTGCTAGAGGGGCAGCGGATGGGTTTAATGTTATGCCACCATTAATACCAACTCAATTTAATTTATTTGTTGAAAAAGTAGTACCCATTTTACAAGAAAGGGGTCTAGTTCAAAAGTCATATCATACAGGAACTTTACGTGAAAAGTTAGGTTTGAAAGCACAGTAA
- the perR gene encoding peroxide-responsive transcriptional repressor PerR: protein MSAEMESIEHQLEDSIASLRTAGIRITPQRQAILKFLIAAESHPTADEIYQALSPDFPNISVATIYNNLRVFKDKGIVKELTYGDSSSRFDFNTHNHYHVICENCGKIVDFHYPQLDEVEQLAQHVTEFNVSHHRMEIYGVCKDCQDKGY, encoded by the coding sequence ATGAGTGCAGAAATGGAAAGCATTGAACATCAATTAGAAGATTCAATTGCTTCATTAAGAACAGCTGGCATAAGAATAACACCACAACGACAAGCAATTTTAAAATTCTTGATTGCAGCAGAGTCACATCCAACGGCTGATGAAATATATCAAGCACTGTCACCAGATTTTCCTAATATAAGTGTTGCTACAATTTATAATAATTTACGTGTTTTTAAAGATAAAGGTATTGTAAAAGAATTAACTTATGGGGATTCATCAAGTAGATTCGATTTTAATACACACAATCATTATCATGTGATTTGTGAAAACTGCGGAAAAATTGTCGATTTTCATTATCCTCAATTGGATGAAGTTGAACAACTTGCTCAACACGTAACTGAATTTAATGTATCACATCACCGCATGGAAATTTATGGTGTTTGTAAAGATTGCCAAGATAAAGGTTATTAA
- a CDS encoding APC family permease encodes MEQGKLQQSLSLYQVIMFGLAYMAPMIVFGTYGTLFETTNGFVPYAYFFATIAMLFTAFSYGQMAKAFPSAGSAYTFVSKSMNHSLGFMIGWTILLDYLFLPLVIWLIGAEYLSTAFPLVPSWCWIVIFIIVTTLINIIGINTTTTMNLLIMVFQVLVIIIFIILCVYSVLHGMGEGHLVSKNVFVLPQSHITPVLAGASIACYSFLGFDAVTTLAEETKNPEKTIPRAIMLITLIGGFLFIVVAYILSITIPNFDAIQNTESAAFEIAKIVGGNFLSALFLSGLILAQFASGLSAQTSGARLLYAMGRDGVLNKKIFGFVGKRSQTPLFNLMFIGVVGLIGILMSISTSTSFINFGAFISFTFVNLAVIAHYFIKLKQRNGVKLIPYLIIPFIGVVLDISLFVSLDKHALILGSLWTCVGFVYLLYITKCFSKAPPNLSF; translated from the coding sequence ATGGAACAAGGTAAATTACAACAGTCTCTATCACTTTATCAAGTTATTATGTTCGGTTTAGCTTATATGGCACCAATGATTGTATTTGGAACATATGGCACTTTATTCGAAACAACTAATGGTTTTGTACCATATGCATATTTTTTTGCAACTATAGCTATGTTATTTACTGCATTTAGTTATGGGCAAATGGCAAAAGCATTTCCATCAGCAGGCTCCGCATATACATTCGTTTCCAAAAGTATGAATCATTCGTTAGGTTTTATGATTGGTTGGACAATTTTGCTTGACTATTTATTTTTACCTTTAGTTATTTGGCTAATTGGCGCCGAATATTTAAGCACTGCATTCCCATTAGTACCTAGCTGGTGTTGGATTGTCATATTTATTATCGTGACTACATTAATAAACATTATAGGTATTAATACAACGACTACTATGAACTTACTTATTATGGTGTTTCAAGTATTAGTTATTATTATTTTTATTATCTTATGTGTTTATAGCGTATTACACGGTATGGGTGAAGGACATCTAGTGAGTAAAAATGTCTTTGTCTTGCCACAAAGTCATATCACACCTGTCTTAGCCGGCGCCTCGATCGCATGCTATTCCTTCTTAGGATTCGACGCAGTGACGACGTTGGCTGAAGAAACAAAAAACCCTGAGAAAACGATTCCACGTGCAATTATGTTAATTACTTTAATCGGTGGATTTTTATTTATTGTAGTGGCCTATATACTATCAATTACGATACCTAATTTCGATGCAATACAAAACACTGAATCGGCAGCTTTTGAAATTGCGAAAATAGTTGGTGGTAACTTCTTATCAGCGCTATTCTTAAGTGGCTTAATTTTAGCTCAATTTGCTTCTGGACTATCTGCTCAAACGAGTGGAGCTAGACTATTGTACGCAATGGGAAGAGATGGCGTTTTAAACAAGAAGATTTTTGGGTTTGTTGGTAAAAGAAGTCAAACACCATTATTTAATTTAATGTTTATTGGGGTAGTTGGACTTATCGGTATTTTAATGAGTATAAGCACATCTACTTCATTTATTAATTTTGGTGCATTTATTTCATTTACGTTTGTTAACTTAGCAGTTATCGCACATTATTTCATAAAGTTAAAACAACGTAACGGCGTTAAATTGATACCATATTTAATTATTCCATTCATCGGTGTCGTTTTAGATATTAGTTTATTTGTTAGTTTAGATAAACACGCGTTAATTCTTGGTTCATTATGGACTTGTGTCGGTTTTGTTTATTTATTGTATATCACAAAATGTTTCTCTAAAGCTCCACCAAATCTTTCTTTTTAA
- a CDS encoding phosphoglycerate dehydrogenase, giving the protein MKAVSLIRLGEKEEKLKERLPNIEFVFTSGVDEIADQDKKDLDILFGVGKLTEDFLEECPNLKWIAWYATGVEKLPLDYLQRRNIILTNNKGAHEVQMSEFIIGYILADYKNMRTSFKNQINRHYNSRLTGKNLKGQSIMFLGTGSIAQRTAQLAKAFGVRIIGVNTTGKQVDNFDETYNMEEVEQVIGYADIVINTLPQTTKTTHLLSKRHFELMKDTALFINVGRGSVVKNEVIIEVLQNKIIRHAYLDVFENEPLSQDSKFYDIDNISITAHISGNNTEYSDEVTDIFIDNLKSFLNKDGTIENEVDISKGY; this is encoded by the coding sequence GTGAAAGCAGTAAGCTTAATAAGGTTAGGTGAAAAAGAAGAAAAATTAAAAGAAAGATTACCTAATATTGAATTTGTTTTTACAAGTGGGGTAGATGAGATAGCTGACCAAGATAAAAAAGACTTAGACATATTATTTGGAGTAGGTAAATTGACAGAAGACTTTTTAGAAGAATGTCCTAATTTAAAATGGATAGCTTGGTATGCCACGGGTGTAGAAAAATTACCATTGGATTATTTGCAACGTAGAAATATTATTTTAACTAATAATAAAGGTGCTCATGAAGTACAAATGTCAGAGTTTATCATTGGATATATTTTAGCAGATTATAAAAACATGCGTACTTCATTTAAAAACCAAATCAATAGACATTATAATAGTAGACTTACTGGCAAGAACTTAAAAGGACAAAGTATTATGTTCCTAGGAACAGGTAGCATTGCACAGCGAACTGCCCAGTTAGCAAAAGCATTTGGCGTAAGAATAATAGGTGTTAATACAACTGGCAAGCAAGTCGATAACTTCGATGAGACTTATAATATGGAAGAAGTTGAACAAGTGATTGGGTACGCGGATATAGTTATTAATACTTTGCCACAAACAACAAAAACGACACATCTATTGTCAAAAAGACATTTTGAATTGATGAAAGATACGGCATTATTTATAAATGTTGGACGTGGATCAGTAGTGAAAAATGAAGTAATAATAGAAGTCTTACAGAATAAAATAATCAGACACGCTTATTTAGATGTTTTTGAAAATGAACCATTATCTCAAGATAGTAAGTTCTATGATATAGATAACATTTCTATCACGGCTCATATATCTGGTAATAATACTGAATATAGTGATGAAGTGACAGATATATTTATAGATAATTTAAAATCTTTTCTCAATAAAGATGGTACAATTGAGAATGAAGTAGACATCAGCAAAGGATATTAA
- a CDS encoding sulfite exporter TauE/SafE family protein — MQKIIIFALAGFLAELVDGSLGMGYGASASSILLTFGITPAIASATVHFSEILTTAAAGTSHLKFKNVHKPSIIKLAIPGSITAFIGSMFLSNVNSDFIKPIISTFLLLLGVYIIYQFLFKSTKKQGNDSGFKKISNFVLLPQAAVAGFLDSIGGGGWGPVNTPLLLSSKKIEPRYVIGTVSASEFFVTLSSSLGFLIFLNWASINWLLVIVLAIGGVIAAPISAWLVKLLPINILAIGVGGLIIYTNISSLTSIFTNNASAIITVKIIVVITWISLVLTTALRNRTKVSTTN; from the coding sequence ATGCAAAAAATTATTATATTTGCCCTAGCCGGTTTTCTAGCTGAATTGGTTGATGGTTCATTAGGTATGGGGTATGGTGCTTCAGCCTCATCCATACTACTAACATTTGGAATTACTCCAGCAATTGCATCTGCTACTGTTCATTTTTCAGAAATACTAACAACAGCTGCTGCGGGTACATCCCATTTGAAATTTAAAAATGTGCACAAGCCTTCTATTATAAAATTAGCAATACCAGGATCTATAACAGCCTTTATAGGTTCAATGTTTTTAAGTAATGTTAATAGTGATTTCATTAAACCAATAATCTCTACATTCTTATTATTACTTGGTGTCTACATAATTTATCAATTTTTATTTAAAAGTACTAAAAAACAAGGAAATGACTCAGGATTTAAGAAAATATCTAATTTTGTGCTATTACCACAAGCCGCAGTAGCAGGGTTTCTTGATTCCATCGGCGGTGGAGGCTGGGGACCTGTTAATACCCCGCTACTTCTTTCAAGTAAAAAAATTGAACCGCGCTATGTAATAGGTACAGTTTCGGCAAGTGAATTTTTTGTTACTCTATCATCATCACTTGGTTTTTTAATATTTCTAAATTGGGCTTCAATAAATTGGCTTTTAGTAATTGTATTAGCAATTGGTGGCGTTATAGCAGCACCAATATCTGCTTGGTTAGTTAAATTATTACCTATAAACATTCTTGCAATAGGTGTCGGCGGGCTAATAATTTATACAAATATTAGTTCTTTAACATCTATTTTTACAAATAATGCGAGTGCAATAATTACTGTCAAAATTATCGTCGTTATTACTTGGATATCATTAGTCTTAACTACAGCTTTAAGAAATAGAACTAAAGTTTCTACTACAAATTAA
- a CDS encoding glutamate-1-semialdehyde 2,1-aminomutase encodes MKFTESERLQKFSDEYILGGVNSPSRSYKAVGGGAPVMMKEGKGAYLFDEDGNKYIDYLQAYGPIITGQAHPHITKAIQEQAAKGVLYGTPTRLEIDFAKKLRDAIPSLEKIRFVNSGTEAVMTTIRVARAYTNRNKIIKFSGQYHGHSDLVLVAAGSGPSQLGSPDSAGVPESVAREVITVPYNDLAAYKEAIDYWGDEIACVLVEPIVGNFGMVEPQPGFLEGVNKVSHDNGTLVIYDEVITAFRFHYGAAQDLYKVYPDLTAFGKIVGGGLPIGGYGGRQDIMEHVAPLGPAYQAGTMAGNPLSMKAGIALLEVLEQDGVYERLDNLGKRLEEGLLALIEKHKIKATINRVYGSLTLYFTDEKVTHYDQAENSDGDAFAKFFKLMLHQGINLAPSKYEAWFLTTEHTEKDIDATLQAADYAFSQMK; translated from the coding sequence ATGAAATTCACAGAAAGCGAAAGACTTCAAAAATTCTCTGATGAATATATCTTAGGTGGTGTAAATTCACCTTCGCGTTCTTATAAAGCAGTCGGTGGTGGTGCACCCGTTATGATGAAGGAAGGTAAAGGTGCTTATCTTTTTGATGAGGATGGCAATAAATATATAGATTACCTTCAGGCTTATGGTCCAATAATTACTGGCCAAGCGCATCCACACATAACTAAAGCAATTCAAGAACAAGCAGCTAAAGGTGTACTGTATGGCACGCCTACACGTTTAGAAATTGACTTCGCTAAAAAATTGAGAGATGCTATTCCTTCATTAGAAAAAATTAGATTTGTAAACTCTGGTACGGAAGCTGTAATGACGACGATTCGTGTTGCACGTGCCTACACTAATAGAAATAAAATCATTAAATTTTCTGGTCAATATCATGGCCACTCTGATTTAGTACTTGTTGCAGCAGGAAGTGGCCCTTCTCAATTAGGCTCCCCCGATTCAGCAGGAGTACCAGAAAGTGTCGCTCGTGAAGTTATTACAGTACCTTATAATGACTTAGCTGCATATAAAGAAGCAATTGATTATTGGGGAGACGAAATAGCATGTGTATTAGTCGAGCCAATCGTCGGTAACTTTGGCATGGTAGAACCTCAGCCAGGTTTTTTAGAAGGCGTAAATAAAGTTTCTCATGATAATGGTACATTAGTAATATATGACGAGGTAATCACAGCCTTTCGTTTCCATTATGGCGCCGCGCAAGATTTATATAAAGTTTATCCAGACCTTACAGCATTTGGAAAAATTGTAGGTGGTGGCTTACCTATTGGTGGTTATGGCGGCAGACAAGATATTATGGAACATGTTGCACCTTTAGGTCCAGCATACCAAGCAGGTACAATGGCAGGTAATCCACTCTCAATGAAAGCCGGTATAGCATTATTAGAAGTTTTAGAACAGGATGGCGTTTACGAGCGTTTAGATAATTTAGGTAAACGATTAGAAGAAGGGTTATTAGCTCTAATCGAAAAGCATAAGATAAAAGCTACAATTAATAGAGTATACGGGTCACTTACTTTGTATTTCACTGATGAAAAAGTTACGCATTATGATCAAGCTGAAAATTCAGACGGAGACGCTTTCGCTAAGTTCTTTAAACTTATGTTACATCAAGGCATTAACTTAGCCCCTTCTAAGTATGAAGCATGGTTCTTAACAACAGAACATACAGAAAAAGATATTGACGCAACTTTACAGGCTGCCGATTATGCATTTAGTCAAATGAAATAA
- a CDS encoding CDP-glycerol glycerophosphotransferase family protein, which yields MNFKNNKVINQIKRKYKFVKEPLGSLKKSAYVKKITKYAKYYKTNKVNSNYVLYQSRDGQSMTDSPYAVFLHLLENATYKNLYHIWVVDTEDKKMKFGNEFRNYSNVKFIVKESDEYLNYLTESKYILNNSTFPAYFTKKADQIYINTWHGTPLKLMGLDVEDNLLGSQNIIKNFLSSDLLISPNKHTTEIFKRAFKLDGLLNGELFEIGYPRIDLTINSNKAQIIAKLKDNDVYLENEKVALFAPTWRGNDVHNAEDDIEEIYQLLQKMQNSTSYQILIKVHPFTYNNAIKHNELRPYLIPDTFDTNELLSIVDLLITDYSSIFFDFLVTNKPIVFYVPDYETYEDDRGFYIEPNQLPGPSISNEDDLITTINNIDQEVDKYKKQYELFKSTYTPYENGNVTKVLVDKIFSDKKYQTLKNKENILMFPGGMKNNGITTAAINLLQNIDYDKYDVTIFLNNTNDREILTNLKEVNDNVRILLRKGPLLATLSEKYRDTFVKNRGLNSFIEKLLYTDSSYKRESRKIFGNSQFDYVIDYSGYSMFWPKILLGTEAKRKIIYLHSDIKSDMQRTVSGRRPHYTNLKGAVSLYHRFDKLVSVSEVTKDINIKNIGFAADKNKFTSAMNLINFDKISNLVNDNSDYFQQNGKEVLGFIQNNTIKTAEFNDDNYNIMAMGRLSPEKGFDILIKAFADVVKEYPNAKLYILGDGPLKALLNNLINKLNLDDSVYLVGQKSNPFNIMKRCDLFVLTSHYEGQSMVLLEALTLNVNVLASDIPANRFVLKYGDYGMLAENTPENIGESILRFIKNEIPDYETFEAKEYNKQAINEFYDLFK from the coding sequence TTGAATTTTAAAAATAATAAAGTAATAAATCAAATAAAGAGAAAATATAAATTTGTCAAAGAACCATTGGGCTCACTTAAAAAAAGTGCATACGTTAAGAAAATAACAAAATATGCAAAATATTATAAGACAAATAAAGTAAATAGTAATTACGTTTTATATCAATCCCGGGACGGACAGAGTATGACAGATAGTCCTTATGCTGTCTTTTTACATTTATTAGAAAATGCTACCTATAAAAATTTGTACCACATTTGGGTTGTGGATACGGAAGATAAAAAGATGAAGTTTGGAAATGAATTTAGAAATTATTCAAATGTAAAATTTATTGTGAAGGAAAGTGATGAATATTTAAATTATTTAACAGAAAGTAAATACATTTTAAATAACTCAACTTTTCCTGCTTACTTCACAAAAAAAGCTGATCAAATATACATAAACACATGGCATGGGACTCCTTTAAAATTAATGGGCTTAGATGTAGAGGATAATTTATTGGGAAGTCAAAATATTATTAAAAATTTTTTGAGCTCAGACTTATTAATAAGTCCCAATAAACATACTACGGAAATTTTTAAAAGGGCATTTAAATTAGATGGATTACTTAATGGGGAATTATTTGAGATAGGATATCCTAGAATCGATTTAACTATTAATTCTAATAAAGCGCAAATAATAGCAAAATTAAAAGATAATGATGTGTATCTTGAGAATGAGAAAGTTGCACTATTTGCACCAACGTGGAGAGGTAATGATGTTCATAATGCAGAAGATGATATTGAAGAAATCTACCAATTATTACAAAAAATGCAAAATTCAACAAGTTATCAAATATTAATTAAAGTACATCCATTTACTTATAATAATGCAATAAAACATAATGAGTTAAGACCTTATTTGATACCAGATACATTTGACACAAATGAGTTATTGAGTATAGTTGATTTGTTAATAACAGACTATTCTAGTATTTTCTTCGACTTTTTAGTCACAAATAAACCAATAGTATTCTATGTGCCTGATTATGAAACATATGAAGATGATAGAGGATTTTATATAGAACCAAATCAATTACCAGGTCCCTCGATTTCTAATGAAGATGATTTAATAACAACTATTAATAATATTGACCAAGAAGTAGATAAATATAAAAAGCAGTACGAACTATTTAAATCTACGTACACACCATACGAAAATGGGAATGTCACTAAAGTTTTAGTAGATAAAATATTTAGTGATAAAAAATATCAAACTCTAAAAAATAAAGAAAATATACTGATGTTTCCTGGTGGTATGAAAAATAATGGTATTACTACTGCTGCTATAAATTTATTACAAAATATTGATTATGATAAATACGATGTTACAATTTTTTTAAACAATACAAATGATAGAGAAATATTAACTAACTTAAAAGAAGTAAATGACAATGTAAGAATTCTTCTTCGTAAAGGTCCTTTATTGGCTACATTATCAGAAAAGTATAGGGATACATTTGTAAAAAACAGAGGACTTAACAGTTTCATTGAAAAATTGTTATATACAGATAGTTCCTACAAAAGGGAATCAAGAAAAATATTTGGAAATTCGCAATTTGATTACGTTATTGATTATAGTGGATATTCTATGTTCTGGCCAAAAATTTTATTAGGTACTGAAGCAAAAAGAAAAATCATTTACTTACACAGTGATATAAAAAGTGATATGCAACGCACTGTAAGTGGTAGAAGACCTCACTATACAAATTTAAAGGGTGCTGTTTCTCTGTATCATAGGTTCGATAAATTAGTAAGTGTTTCGGAAGTTACTAAAGATATAAATATTAAAAATATTGGTTTCGCTGCTGATAAAAACAAATTTACTTCAGCAATGAATTTAATAAATTTTGATAAAATTAGTAATCTAGTAAATGATAATAGTGATTATTTCCAACAAAATGGAAAAGAGGTTCTAGGTTTCATTCAAAATAATACAATAAAAACAGCCGAGTTCAATGATGATAATTATAACATCATGGCTATGGGTAGATTATCACCTGAAAAAGGTTTTGATATTTTAATTAAAGCTTTTGCTGATGTAGTAAAAGAATATCCCAATGCTAAACTATATATATTAGGTGATGGGCCTTTAAAAGCGCTGCTTAATAACTTAATAAATAAACTGAATCTTGATGATAGTGTTTATTTAGTCGGTCAAAAATCTAATCCATTCAATATCATGAAAAGATGTGATTTGTTTGTATTAACTTCTCACTATGAAGGGCAATCTATGGTTTTATTAGAGGCATTGACTTTAAACGTAAATGTATTAGCTTCTGATATACCTGCAAATAGGTTTGTACTTAAATATGGTGATTACGGTATGTTAGCAGAAAATACTCCTGAAAATATCGGGGAGAGCATTTTAAGATTTATTAAGAATGAAATCCCTGATTATGAGACATTTGAAGCAAAAGAATATAACAAACAAGCTATTAACGAATTTTACGACTTATTTAAATAA